The Festucalex cinctus isolate MCC-2025b chromosome 10, RoL_Fcin_1.0, whole genome shotgun sequence region CTGCACTAATTTGCTGTCTGAAGAACACAGCAAGTTGAACTGCACCATTACTCAGCAAAAGAGTCAGTAttgatttgtacaatttcttCATATATAATCAAAGGAATGTAGACAAAGACTCAGATGTGACAAAATTAGAGCTTGGACTGGCACCCCCAAATCCCAGTTCCTTAATCGTGTTGATGGCAACAAACAAGTTCAGGTTGGATTTGATACTTGTGCTTGTATCTATgtcaaagtttttatttttattttaaaacggcTGAATTAGATTTCTGTGATTAGATTGTGgctagagggaaaattatagtAAGTTATTGCGCTTTTTGATGCTGTAAATAGTAAATTCTTGTGGTGGTGGATGctgcatgctaacctagcaagCTAGCTTAGTTTCCATGACTACTCCATCtacttctatttcttcttcttcttcttccatttcttcttctactttgaAAAACATCCACAGAAATGTGTCTTATATTCCGGAGTGACTTACAGTCCAAAAAAAACCCTCAGTAACATAACTAATTCAAAGAATTGTTGGAAAGATCTGTCACAAGTTCTAAACATTCCAACTCTCTGTGAGGCAGTGGAGGTATCCGAGTGTGATTTGTGATTGGATGAGTGAGTCAGGGGGCGGGGCCAAAATGTGCTGGTGTGTGTCTGCGGGCTGAACGCTTTTTAGCGAAACACTCGCTGGTTTTGGGCTTATTATGGTCAAAATTCACCGTTCATTTTCACAATAAACAGGATTCTGATCGAACATCACTTGTcctgattttgttgctttgagAAGACGCTATTCTTCATCGTTTCGTTGTTCCATGGATTTAGGTGGTTTGGTAGCTAGCGTTAGCGGGTTCCCTTTCAGATGAGCTTTTGTTATACTTGAGAATATCAAGCACAATTTCCAGGTGACCGTGCTGCCAGTAAATATTTCCAAACGTTTGAGGCCGACTGCTAGTAGTTCTCTCCGCAGATGAGCCACCTGCTGCTTTCAGTGAAGAGTCCAAGCTGTCGATGTCAAAACGTGATTGCCGATTAACTGACTTGGAGCTTGAACTGGGTTTGGGGAGCGGTAAAGTGGCGCCAAATCAGTTCGACCCACAAATTTAtgtacacacgcgcacacaggcacacaaacacacgcgcacgccTCCGTCCGGCACAGCTGCAGTCGTCCAAGAGTGGACGAGACGAGAGGcaagaaaagcacaaaaatcacaaacaaaaatatacactTGAAGTGAATCGACGGTGGTGAAGGGAGGCAACCACAATTGTGCCTCTGCAAGTCAAAATTGTCTATCATTGTCTCCACGCTATTATTTtcccgtcccccccccccccaagattCCGCTTCCTTGCACATCCCGACTCCTCGAGTCGTACCGCCGGCGCAGCGAGAAGGTGCGCCAAACAGCAGAGGAACGGGCAAGTCCAAGTGGTCCCTTTTGCTTCTCGTCTCTCTCTTCAGTCGGCTGATTGACGTCAGAACGTTGAATGACGGGAAAAGGAAAGGGTTGGTTGGGAGGGGGGTCGGCGGATTGGTTTCTTCCAGTTGCAAGAGGGAATGGGTCGGTCAGAGAGCTTTCCGTTACCTCACTGGACACTAGGGGTTCTCTCGCTCTTTACGAGAAGGTGGCTGTAGTCGGCCAGTTGTCCGAGCCCCCCTCGATGGCCGTGCATCTCCGGCCTGATGAGGCCCTGGCGCTGGGGGTGGTACGGCACACCGTTGTTGCCGTTGTAGTTGAGCGCCTCGTGGCTCCAGCGAGGCTCCCCGTAGTCCATGTGGGGAGTGGGTGCCGAGACCACCCGCCGCCGGTCTGGAGAGTCCTGCGGCGTGGTCGGGTATATGTAGTCCCCCGCCGAGCTCCTCAGGGTGCCCGCCGGACGTCCGCCGCCATTCCCGCCCCGCTGGGCGGAAAGGATCAGGTAGCGTTGGCGGTCGGCATGCGGGGGCAACAGAACCTCACCCGGCTCGTCGATCCGGACCATTCCTCCGCCGCCTCCCTGCAGGAACTTGGAGCTCAGGTAGATGACCGAGTTGTTGGGGCACGGGGGCCCGAGGGCCGTGAGGAAGGTCTGACTCTGGTCCCAGTCGGCGTCGGGCAGACGCATGACTCGTTTCTGCTGCAGCGGTGTCTGCTCGGGCGTGGGCAGCAAGCCGGGGTCCATGTCGCCTTTGGGCCATCCGTTGGCCGTGACAAACGGGTTGTCCACCTGAGAGTTGCGCCGGTCGCCGCCACTGGTCCTGGTCACGCTCATCACCGAGCCGCTGCGGCCGGGCCCGAGCATGCTCTGCTCTTTGTCGCTTTTACGACGGGCCCCTTTGGCGCCGGTTCCTCGGCCGTGGCGATGGCGGTGACTCATGATCCAACAGACGGCCAGGCCGGAGAAGACGGCGCCCGTGGCGAAGGCCGAGACGGCCGACACCACCAGCAGGTTGACAGACACCAGGCCGTCTGGCTCCTTGATGAACGTCTCTTTAAGTAAtcctgtgaggaaaaaaaatgtacagaaaagTTTATCAGTCACCTGGCAAGGAGGTGGGAAGTAACCATTTTAAGGGTATCTTGGTCTTGTGATTTTTACATCTGCGATCCAAAGACACGATCCTAACTACCATTATTTTACTTCACGATTTTTCTTTCTATACATGCATCTACTTCTTAAAGATGTTAGAGCACTGGGCAGGAATCCCTGGTACTGCTCTAAAATGGTTCAAATCCTATTTTGAGGACAGGATGCCTTTTGTTGAAACTGGTAACGGTCTCAGACCAATTCGGTAACCCGTGGGGTTCCCCAAGGGTCAATCCTGAGTCCCCTATTGTTCAATCTGTACCTTCTTCCATTAGGCCAGCGAATATGCAGCTTCTAATGTGTTCCACCACAGCAATGCAGATGACATGTGGATGcaaaacagttttttgtttttttttatccgctTTAGTCAGAACAAATCcgtgtgtttgttgtttgtctCCGGCTGGTTAGACGCTCTAGCGCAGAAGTACGTCTCTGAAGTTTTAGAGCCCACTGAACCTTCTCGACCTCAGAGAACCCGAGGGAGTGGTCTCATCGCATTACTAAAATCTTGAAGAGTCTTCCAGAATATATGAGACAAGCCTCAAGCCTCTGACAAATTTGTTCTGTTCACTTCTGTTTAGCTATGCATATTACAACTGAAAGTATTTCATAAGCAATCGAACACTTTTAATGAATTTTTATTGCGGTatcttcatttatttcatttagctGTAAAGTACTTTGAATTGCCTTGTTTGTGCTCTACAAATAAACCCGCTTTGCTTTGCTTGAGAGAGTGCGAGTACAACCAATGTCGAAACTGCATCCTGTATTTAAGAACATGGAAGTGAGGTCACTTGGACAGGATGGTCTAATTTTCCCACTGGCCTGTGTGGGTGGGAACAGTCGCGTGCTCTCCAGCCAAGGTTGCACTGGTTAATGATGACTTTCATTACATAAAGTGGAGAGTGATTTTAATAGCCCTTATAAACCGTCTTCTTGATTGAGAGTGGCTCTTTACACTAGCATGCCTCACAACATTAGCTTTATAGGGGAGAGAAACAATTGTGGCGTTAATTAGGATGTTTTCATACCGTGAGCCGTTTTACATTTGAGTGCTCTTTCGTTATTTCTTTTTATAGCTACATGGCATTTCTCGGGATTTGTATAAATTCACTATTGCGGATACGAACAACGGGGCAGCGTAAGACAGGATGTCAGGGATCAATTAGGGAAATGCCCGAAGACGAGCGGAACTCGCGGGACTcgaaacaacaaacacaaaaaataatgcgCCCCAGGAAGCAGAGGGAGGATTTCCCAGGCCGGGGAATTTCCGACACACGAGGCCGTAGACAAACAGACTAATTGTTGTTAGATTATCACATTAATAGAGGCAAACAGTGCTCATagggcatttaactcattcactcgcctccattttcacagaagcagtcccgttcgctcccagctgttttactagattttgactgattttgcaaggcccacagaatattgttttatggctataaaagcatggaacctatcaaaagaaagattaaagtctcttcattcatcaggaaaaaaaaaagtatgtttctatctgtttccgttttgcagcaattagcattagaagagagctaagtttcatcagttttcacaaatctattcaaaattgtaagtaattgagcttttttttctacatggccctggttgatctcctttgctctgctgccacctgctggccgtttgtgtaataactaccatttctgcaaccgttctttgcagttgagaggctgcatcaaagccttctgtatgctctagcataaaaaaaacaaaaaacaaaaacaaaaacaaaaaaacgtataaatacgtctttgggacacctagagtattaaaaaaaacgtatttacacgttattgggagtaaatgagttaaaaagattCGAACAGAATCGAAATTGCCTTGAAAGCCATTTGCAGTATGCATCTGTGAAAAGAAGGTTTTTCTGTCCCCTTCATACAAGTCGGTTCGGTAGGTCAAACTTTGACTTCTTTCAAAAGTTTCCTTGTGATAAAATGAACATTGGGAAATGTTCCACAATCACATTTGGTAAAAGGTActcaacaaagaagcacttatCTCTAAATATAACTCAACAATTGCTCATTAATTTGCCATTGTTGTCGATATCCACACGGGCAATCCCCAACAAATGTTGATGATTCCTTTTTGCTAATTACGGGTTATGGTAATCATACTTAAATATGTCATCTACCGCTTCATATCTGTGGTaatactgttgttttttttaatatgttgacAGCATTTTGGGGTTTGTAAAAATGCATGTACAAGAACATGAAACTTCCAAGACATCCGCTCGGCGAGCAGAAGGGCAGTTGTGGTTAAATTAGGCAGAAGTGGCTCTGCGCACGTGCCGTTCATTTGGAGCCTGGACACGGAGGGGTGAACATTTCCTGCCCCGGAGGTGGTCGCAGTCTCCAGAAGTCTCCAATAACAGCCACTCAAAGCCGCTagatttgttgcaatttttctttTCGAAAAGTAGTCACAAGGGGGGTGACATTATGTCTGTACGTGAAACTTTTCACAAACAATAAAACCTTCTCCATATACCTGACTGACCTGTAAAGTAAAGATTCATTGGGGGTTTATTATAATTGCCATGACATTCAGCATGACCCCACTAATAAGCTAAACAAAATGTACACCCGCATAATCATCTTTAAATAatagcgcacacacaaaaaaatctatcCTGCAGGTTCAAGGACTCTACCAAGGTGAAATGACACATTTAGAAGTTTGTGTTAAACAGCTCTTTCCCGTTTGGCTGTTGTGACTGCCAGGAACGGTGTAAGTATGTTgggttaattaaaaataattggctATTGTTGGTGCAAGGACACAAGAACAATACAAAATACGTGAAGTGAATGAAAATCCCCAACTCTGTTGCATCTGTACCGTACAATGAAAATAAAGGCCTTCGATTctgctctaaaaaaaaagagaacagctTTGATTGCGGCTCCTTTTCATGCTGGTCGGGCTGCTAACACCAAGATAGCATACTAATCTTTTATAGTTTAGAAAGTTTGCTGCGGGTAAGACTAGCATTAGTTTGTCATATACAGTAACTTAGCTTTATCTAAATTCTTTGTAGCAATTATTTACCTTTTTGAAAGACAAAGAGCCTTTTCTGGCCATCTGTTGCTAatgagctaacgttagcttgctagctaccgCAAGTAAAAACAGACACTTCTGATTGTTTTGCCACTAATTCGCAGTGGTGAGCACTCGGCAATACACATTTACAAGCTAAATTCTAATGTTTGTCCCATGAAATTGTATAAATTTATTCTCAACAATCTATTCTCTTAGTTTTGAAAAATTTCTCTTCGCCACATTGCTTTCTAGTAGGCTACGTGTACGTGTCTTTCCCTAATTTCAAATTCGTTCTCACAGGACTGAATAGATTAATACTTAATGATAGTGGTTGTAGTAAGAGCTGTGTAAGTGTATCCACAGtttgatttcattattattcattctggtgtttaaaatgttaagttcatttacgtaaatgtatgtttgttttgagcATCAATAATTGAAGATGtaaatttgctttatttttggaTGCATACAAGGTCTCGCGTTATTTTGGAGCGCGCATTTTCGTTTCCGGGGTTGTACTTCCGGGTCATTCAAGAGGAAAAGGAACGATGCAGCTGGCGTGACCGCATGGTCAGCACAGTTCAATTTATGTTAAGGACACACGGACTTCAAGATTTCAAGACCTTTTAATTCCCTCTTTTGTGGCAGCAGCCAACGAGGTATTTTGTTTTCCCTTCACTGTGTGAAGTTATTAGCTATTGTGTAGCCATACGTTTTGTTCattgtactgtattattatttttgtacagtTTTCACGGTCAGATGGAGAGACGCTTCATTAAACCAGTAAAAGAAAGCTACTTGAGTTTGTCTTGCCTCGAGAGGGAGTTACAGTGAAAACTCGAAGCTGCAGTGAAAACTCGCTGCTAAGGAGTGAACCTCGCTGCTACGTTGAAACGCCGCGGCTAAGGAGTGACAACGTGACGTTCAAGAGAGAAAGCTCGACATTTTCACCACCGCAAGAAGGCACAAGATGGCGCCGCGGACTGCTTCGCTGCACAGCTCGTCGGACAACAACGGTGACGTCATTGCTTCAATGGCGCACGGGAAAAGCTAAGCGCAGTTCGCATTTCACACACATACAAGGCAAGAAGATTGCATAGTAGCTACATTTACATAAAGAAGCCACAAGAAAAGCTTTGACTGTTGATAAGATACCAGTCTAAGGGAAGggcgattttgtaattgtgctaTATTTACTGTGTGAGTGAATTGTGGATTGATActgtaataattacaaatagtCAATAGGGGTCGACATTTGTtaagttttcattattttgcagtatttagtgaCTGGGgcatatatatttgtgtgaatTTCAAGATAGTAAGCCGACTGAATTTCTGTTTATGCATTGTATTGAAAATAAGTGTGCTTTAAGGTTTATAGTACAAATTTAACTTAAGTTAATAATAATTCTTtgatacatttaaataagttcagaTCATTTAAAAGGAAATAAGCAATTTATTTCACAAGTAGTCACACAGCAAGCAGTAATAGTTTTTGGCTTACAGATTCATTATATtaattttcttagtttttatttgcatACAAGTGTAGGTTTGCTACAAGATGTCAACTAAAGGAAAGCTTACTGATACAGAAGTCAGTGATAGTGAAGTTGAATTACAACAGGTTACCAGGCAGTTAAGGGATATTCCTAGTGATGAAGACTTTCAAGAGCAGCCTGAAAAGAGTCAAGTCAGTAACACTTCTGAAAAGAAAATAAGAAGAAGTGAAAGGTGCAGAACTCTGACAGAGAAAGGAAGAGGAATGCAAGAAGAGAAAATTAAAGGTCTTAAACGTAGATTCAATTTTGCATATGACAAATGGAAATACAGTGTGAAATTTGCCAGAAAGAAACTAGTACAAGTCACAGAGCCATTGACGGATGATGAACTCCATCACATCATTGCTGAAGACCATAGTTATGCTGCAGATGTCCAGCGCATATATGATGAACTACGGCAAATCGAATTACCAGATCAGGAAACTCGCCGGAGAGTTGATCTATGCATCCAAGTATCCAATTTCATCTCTCACAGAGCCGCAAAACAACTAGATGGACATACATTTGAAGAAGATGATGGATGGCCTGAAGTAGGTTCTCTGTTCAACTCTAGTGTCTGTTCTCTCATCTCTGGCTCTAAGAGGTCCTCACTACATACAAGTGGGTCAGCTGAAAGACGACAAGAAGCTGCTGCTGAGGCCGCTGCAAGCCATGCTGTTCTCAAAGTGTCTCAAGAACAAGAAAGAGAACAACAAGAAATACAGCGCCTGCAAGAGGAGTCAATGAACAAATTAGCTGAACAAGAGGCGGCAGCTGTAAAGCGTCGTTTGGAAAGAGAAGCTGAAGAGTTGAAACGAAGAATCCAAATAGAAGAAGAGGAAGCTAAAATCAAAGCTCAAATGAGGGCAGAACATGCAGCTCTCCAAAGAACCCTTGATGAAAGGAAAAGAAAGGTACAGCAGTTGGAGACAATGAAAAGTCTAAGTGCAGCACAAGCGAGAATCGAAGTATACGATCAGGTGGAGGTTGCACAAGAAGAGAAAGACATACTGGGTGGTGAGTTGAGAACAGTCAAACAAGTGCCTGCTTCTACAAGTCCTCCGTCCCCATATGTGTTCTCTGCATCAAAGGCCCTGATGTCCTCCTCACCTGAAAGTACAGCAGAGCTCGTCAAGGTGCTAGCAGATGCAGTGAGTACCAACCGAATCCCAATCCCTGAGCCTGTAGTATTCAAAGGGGATCCGTTGATGTACAGTGACTGGAAACTGTCATTCCAAGCGCTTATTGAGAAGAAGAACATTAATGAAAATGAGAAGCTCTACTACCTTCGTAGGTATGTGGATGGAGAAGCAAGGAAAGCAATTGAGGGCTATTTCTTACTTGGCACTCCATCAGCCTATGTTGCCGCATGGGAACTCTTAGATGAGAGATATGGAAACCCATTCACAATTGCACAGTCATATCGAGACAAGCTTCACACGTGGCCCAAAATAGGACCTAAGGAAAGCCTACAGCTGAGAAGCTATACAGATTTCCTTCGCAGTTGTGAGGCCGCGATGACCCACATAAAGGCATTGGGAATCTTGAACGACTGCAACGAGAACAGGAAGATACTCTCAAAGCTGCCGGACTGGTTGATAGCGAGGTGGAATCGGATGTCTGTGGAAATGGAAGAACAGAATGGACATTTTCCCACTTTCAGTCAGTTCGTCacattcctaatgaaagaagtaaAGATTGCCTGTCATCCAATCACCTCTCTGCAGTCAGTCAAACAAGGAGACGCAGACACCACAAGTGGAAAAAGGAACCAGACCATGGGAGCAAAGGTTCTAGCTACAAACATAGATGAAAAGGATGTCATTACATGTGTCTTTTGTGAGAAGAAGGGACACACCTTGCATACATGCAGAACATTCATGAAAGATGAAGTTCCAAAAAGAACAAGCTTCGTTAAAGAAAATAAGTTGTGTTTCGGTTGTCTCAAGCCTGGGCACTACTCAAAGAAATGCAGCAGCAGAAGTGAGTGTGATGTGTGCCACAAGCGGCACCCAACCTGCCTGCATGAGGACAGAGTCAAGGTTGACAAGAatccaacacaaacaaaagagaAGCAAAGTCAAGGTCAAGAGGAACCTGAATGTGTCCCTCCTGAACAAACTACTACAGTCGCCATAGCACATAGAGCAATTGTTGGTGAGGCTGGCACGATTACCTCTGCAATACTTCCTGTCTGGCTCTCAACTACAACTTGTCCAGCTGAAGAAGTCCTCGTGTATGCACTGCTGGATTCTCAGAGCGACTCAACTTTCATTCTCAGCGAAGTAGCTGACACGTTGAAAGCCAAAAAAGATCATATCAAGCTCAAGCTGACTACAATGACGACAACTTCAACAGTAAATTCACAAAAGGTGAACAATCTACAAATCCGTGGCTATTACTCAAGAAAGAAAATCTCCCTACCACCAGCCTATACTAGGGAGTTCATTCCAGCAAACAGAGATCACATCCCTACAAATGAAAATGCGAAAGCCTGGTCCCACCTGGAGCACCTTCAGGAAAGGATTGCGCCTCTTCTGGACTGTCAAGTAGGTCTGCTAATCGGGTACAACTGCTCACAAGCACTTCTACCAAGAGAAGTTGTTTCCGGCAAAGTAAACCAGCCCTACGCGCAACGCACAGACCTAGGATGGAGTATTGTGGGATGTGGAAGTCCCTGTGTGGACTACGGAGATGCCATCGGAATAAGTCATCATATGGAAGTGAGACAAGTGACACCAAATATTGAGTCTTCTACCAGCTTCCGTACAGAAGTACACTATGTAAGTCGAATTAAGGTAAAAGAAGTAACAGCTACAGAAATTATCAAGGTCCTCGAATCCGACTTCTCAGAAAGAGCGAAGGAAGAGAATCCCATCTCACAAGACGACCTGAAGTTCTTGTCAAAGCCAAAGGAGAGCATCACGCAGAAGGTGAATGGTCACTACGAGATGCCCCTTCCGTTTAGAGAGGAACGACCAGAGTTACCAATCAATAAGACCAGCACGAAGCCTGAACAGTGGTCCTACATTGCTTCTCACAAGTTTGTTTCGCAAAGACGTTCACATCAAAGAGAGTGCAAGGTGGGAGAAGTTAGCAAAGATGACCAAGAACTTCACAAGCGTTTCCTGTGCTGCACTGAGACAAAGGAAGAGCGGTCATTGCGAGACAATTTGAAGAAGTTCTTGGACTGGACAATATCTCCACAGGCAGTTGCGAGAGTAAAGCGAATGACTAAACACAATGGTTTCAAGCAACGCACAAATGTCTACAAGTATCGAAGAAAGGACAGAAGTTGCCAAAAGTAGAAGGGACTCTAACGTAAATGACATAATCCTTCTTCAAGATGAACATTAACCACGTAATGAATGGAAACTAGCAAGAGTCACTGAAGTCTACCCAGGGCAAGATGGTAGGGTTAGAAAGCTGAAGCTACTAGTTTGCCACACCACATACGATAGCAAAAGGAAGGCTACAACCAGTACAGTCCACCTAGAGAGACCCATACACAAGATAGTGACTTTAATAGAAGCAGATTAAGACACTATGGTGAATCTAATTAATACTTAACTGTTTGCAACTAACTTACCTTTGAGAAGCCAATTGGAAATGGTATATGTTACTTTCAATAAGAAATTCCACAATGTTTGTGTAATTTGGTGGGAGTGTAAGTGTATCCACAGtttgatttcattattattcattctggtgtttaaaatgttaagttcatttacgtaaatgtatgtttgttttgagcATCAATAATTGAAGATGTAAATGTGCTTTATTTTTGGATGCATACAAGGTCTCGCGTTATTTTGGAGCGCGCATTTTCGTTTCCGGGGTTGTACTTCCGGGTCATTCAAGAGGAAAAGGAACGATGCAGCTGGCGTGACCGCATGGTCAGCACAGTTCAATTTATGTTAAGGACACACGGACTTCAAGATTTCAAGACCTTTTAATTCCCTCTTTTGTGGCAGCAGCCAACGAGGTATTTTGTTTTCCCTTCACTGTGTGAAGTTATTAGCTATTGTGTAGCCATACGTTTTGTTCattgtactgtattattatttttgtacagtTTTCACGGTCAGATGGAGAGACGCTTCATTAAACCAGTAAAAGAAAGCTACTTGAGTTTGTCTTGCCTCGAGAGGGAGTTACAAGCTGAATTAAGTCCTTACTGAAGATTCAGGTACAATTCTACTTCAAGTGGAAGCGCAGTCGGACTCAAATGTAAATGTTTCACCTGTAACTTTTGCCGTATTGGATTTGACAGCCAAGTCGATGGGATTCGCCACACTACCGATGAGGGTTCACGACCTGGCTACAAAGACGCAGGTCTTTATTGACTGAAACGTGAATGAATCAACTGGCCTTGTTGGTCAATCAATGTCCTCTTCTGCTTTAATTAAGTCCTTCATCAGCAAATGCGGTGACGCGGGCCTCGGTCACAGTCCATAATGAGGCACGCACGCTTTCATCTGGCTCATCAAGTGAATTACCTTGCTTGCCGGTCATGTCATTAGCTCGATTGTCTCTGGTGAGATCTGatgattttgctttttttggggggggcttgATGTAGAGTCCAGCACAGAAGAGGCTGCAACATTGTGTACATCAGTGGCGATCCGTCATGGCTTTGCGTCCCGGACATAGGCTGCAGCGTTCTCGGCCGTGCTCCGCGGTCCTCCGGCGCCCTCCAGGAATGGTCCGGCGAAAATATCATTTAAAGTGGTCGTCCGACTGGAGTAATCATCACGAAAACGGGGACAAATTTTGTTcctcactttcaagaaaggacatacgagaaacatcagtggctGTCCAAATAGATCAGTAAACTTTATGgttggttgaaacctcttgcTGCTTTTCTGCGacgtaatttttttccccttcttccgGGTTGTGTTTACATCATGGTCTCCAGCCAGTTCCGAATATTGTAAATTCCGAcgaattggcaaattgtgattttgtcatacaccacggaactggttacattacagtgtgtgcgtatcaacctgcgtcagtcctgaatatttctgcTTTAATTTGATACCTACACAgcagtataaaataatatttaatattgaaatcaataataaaaataccccacaaatTTTTTGCTCGCGCCCATATGTGAGTCTTCTGCATGTCCACTACAAAAagtcaccgctcgccactgaTGTACATTCAGAAAAATAATACAAGAGAATGTGGCTACCCATGTGGAAGAAATCAATGACTAAGAcgcgctgcaaaaaaaaaagaaaaaaaaaagttgaaggtGATTTGTGCGACAGCAAAGGCAACGGGTTCCACTCCTTCACCTGGTGCTCTCCTTATTAAACCGTAATGGCAGCCAACAGGCCGGCGTGTCAGCGTGACGTACTCCACCACCTGCTCGCCTTGTCCGACAATAATAAGGCGAGAGGAGAATTTTGCTCAAGAAGGTAGAGAGGAAAAAGATAATCCTCTTTGTTAGGCATTAATGCTCTCTCCGCATCGCCTCCATTAGCTACCGTCGCTTTGATCAGCGCCGTGACGGCGGTAACGGCTTATAATGTCCAGAGAAACTTGAACACGTGTACAATTTCAAACCAAGATCGCTGCTGTTGCGCAATccgtttaaaaataactaaaaaatgtcaacacagcAAACGTGACAGATGTGCACAAGTTTATAGGGTTGGGATTTTATCCCTCCACCCTCCAATCGAGCGACACGAGCGGCAAATTAATGAAAAGGTCCGCAAGCGTCGTGCTGCTTGTTTAACATTCCAACTGATGAGGGCAGACGAGTGCTCGCCGATTGTCTGTGATTTGATAACCAGATGGAAGAGATGATCCGCAATCAGTAAATTGGAAACTTGCGTTAAATT contains the following coding sequences:
- the LOC144027751 gene encoding uncharacterized protein LOC144027751, yielding MSTKGKLTDTEVSDSEVELQQVTRQLRDIPSDEDFQEQPEKSQVSNTSEKKIRRSERCRTLTEKGRGMQEEKIKGLKRRFNFAYDKWKYSVKFARKKLVQVTEPLTDDELHHIIAEDHSYAADVQRIYDELRQIELPDQETRRRVDLCIQVSNFISHRAAKQLDGHTFEEDDGWPEVGSLFNSSVCSLISGSKRSSLHTSGSAERRQEAAAEAAASHAVLKVSQEQEREQQEIQRLQEESMNKLAEQEAAAVKRRLEREAEELKRRIQIEEEEAKIKAQMRAEHAALQRTLDERKRKVQQLETMKSLSAAQARIEVYDQVEVAQEEKDILGGELRTVKQVPASTSPPSPYVFSASKALMSSSPESTAELVKVLADAVSTNRIPIPEPVVFKGDPLMYSDWKLSFQALIEKKNINENEKLYYLRRYVDGEARKAIEGYFLLGTPSAYVAAWELLDERYGNPFTIAQSYRDKLHTWPKIGPKESLQLRSYTDFLRSCEAAMTHIKALGILNDCNENRKILSKLPDWLIARWNRMSVEMEEQNGHFPTFSQFVTFLMKEVKIACHPITSLQSVKQGDADTTSGKRNQTMGAKVLATNIDEKDVITCVFCEKKGHTLHTCRTFMKDEVPKRTSFVKENKLCFGCLKPGHYSKKCSSRSECDVCHKRHPTCLHEDRVKVDKNPTQTKEKQSQGQEEPECVPPEQTTTVAIAHRAIVGEAGTITSAILPVWLSTTTCPAEEVLVYALLDSQSDSTFILSEVADTLKAKKDHIKLKLTTMTTTSTVNSQKVNNLQIRGYYSRKKISLPPAYTREFIPANRDHIPTNENAKAWSHLEHLQERIAPLLDCQVGLLIGYNCSQALLPREVVSGKVNQPYAQRTDLGWSIVGCGSPCVDYGDAIGISHHMEVRQVTPNIESSTSFRTEVHYVSRIKVKEVTATEIIKVLESDFSERAKEENPISQDDLKFLSKPKESITQKVNGHYEMPLPFREERPELPINKTSTKPEQWSYIASHKFVSQRRSHQRECKVGEVSKDDQELHKRFLCCTETKEERSLRDNLKKFLDWTISPQAVARVKRMTKHNGFKQRTNVYKYRRKDRSCQK